One segment of Nostoc piscinale CENA21 DNA contains the following:
- a CDS encoding helix-turn-helix domain-containing protein, with protein MVSQAPSLNQEQSYALLSKTECLFAAIWHNPEGSVGTEEVAKYYEVNPDAIAAILAVHHEEFSITEDNWTPREAIRLGMLLNSSVASNVRSLALDVIEAQKCKDKRQQVTRLLQNSDFVRWSNREIAKILGCSHTTVNEVRNQLETDNKVIKFERRKHIQNGKEVERKIGVSGQQMETSFHLQDSNPDSTVQALATFCSPGDPRDGVEVPVREIKGNPRQMLADFPSGTEVVSVKKLTTPSSPYPQERRLPPQYQEAIAQLEEQHRQEIARLEMEIESRIRGEAERLAIASLHDQIKAAQDLANTKSLEVAKLQRQLVELESLRQLEEENRSLRDRIGELERALEDRPLADWGNTFTKQAEKVINAQVKKSC; from the coding sequence ATGGTATCTCAAGCACCTTCTTTAAATCAGGAGCAATCTTATGCGTTGCTATCAAAAACTGAATGCCTATTCGCCGCTATTTGGCACAATCCCGAAGGGTCGGTAGGCACAGAAGAAGTTGCCAAATATTACGAGGTTAATCCTGACGCGATCGCGGCTATCCTTGCAGTCCATCACGAAGAGTTCAGTATTACTGAGGATAACTGGACACCAAGAGAAGCAATTCGGTTGGGGATGCTACTCAATTCGTCGGTGGCTAGTAATGTGCGATCGCTGGCATTAGATGTAATCGAGGCGCAGAAGTGCAAAGACAAGCGACAGCAAGTTACGCGTTTATTACAAAATTCTGATTTTGTGCGATGGAGTAATCGTGAAATCGCCAAAATATTAGGATGTAGCCACACGACCGTAAACGAAGTCCGCAATCAGCTAGAAACCGACAACAAAGTAATTAAGTTTGAGCGTCGCAAGCACATCCAAAACGGTAAAGAGGTAGAACGAAAAATAGGCGTTTCAGGGCAACAGATGGAAACTAGTTTCCATCTACAGGACTCAAACCCTGATTCTACCGTTCAGGCTTTGGCAACCTTTTGCTCACCTGGAGATCCAAGAGACGGAGTAGAAGTCCCAGTGAGAGAAATCAAGGGAAACCCAAGGCAGATGCTTGCGGACTTCCCTAGCGGGACGGAGGTAGTCAGCGTTAAGAAACTCACCACCCCAAGTTCACCCTACCCCCAAGAACGTAGACTTCCACCTCAATACCAAGAGGCGATCGCGCAACTCGAAGAACAACACAGACAAGAGATTGCGCGGTTGGAGATGGAGATTGAGTCCAGGATACGGGGAGAGGCAGAGCGATTGGCGATCGCGTCTCTGCATGATCAAATCAAAGCGGCGCAAGATTTAGCTAATACTAAATCCTTGGAAGTAGCCAAATTGCAAAGACAGTTGGTTGAACTGGAATCTTTGCGACAACTGGAAGAAGAGAACCGTTCTTTACGCGATCGAATTGGGGAATTAGAACGCGCCCTAGAGGATCGCCCTCTTGCGGACTGGGGGAACACTTTCACCAAGCAAGCCGAAAAAGTAATCAATGCCCAGGTCAAAAAAAGTTGTTGA
- a CDS encoding GIY-YIG nuclease family protein, which yields MKIPIITITKTSHNYPNSYYFKWDNGINENASALLSTTGGGATYSAGYRMIIPNSTQGYIYLIHAIGTPRYKIGKTRRDPSKRFLELNSSQSPYPLRLLTFYKTSDIDQQENRIHALAARHRVHGEWFEIPDWWLEKLDEWFYKSNGQSPPHKSWETRLRIVDKSSNCSNKLGYGDIYSLSLNLILTSDNKVVQGLHTLLDQYLKSQGQERRKIIDKVKHEYKIDILSESYAAAFKKNSQDC from the coding sequence ATGAAGATACCAATTATTACAATTACAAAAACTTCACACAATTATCCTAATTCTTATTATTTTAAGTGGGATAATGGTATTAACGAAAATGCCTCCGCGTTGCTGTCAACAACCGGAGGCGGGGCAACCTATTCAGCAGGTTACAGAATGATCATACCAAACTCTACTCAAGGTTACATATATTTAATTCACGCAATTGGAACGCCACGCTACAAAATCGGGAAAACAAGACGAGATCCGTCTAAAAGATTTTTAGAATTAAATAGTTCGCAAAGCCCATACCCTTTAAGGTTGTTAACCTTCTACAAAACAAGCGACATAGACCAGCAGGAAAATAGAATTCATGCGCTTGCAGCACGGCACAGAGTTCATGGCGAATGGTTTGAAATCCCTGATTGGTGGCTAGAAAAGCTAGATGAATGGTTTTACAAAAGCAATGGGCAATCTCCCCCTCATAAATCATGGGAGACAAGGCTAAGGATTGTAGACAAATCAAGCAACTGCTCCAACAAACTGGGTTATGGTGACATTTATTCGTTGTCGCTTAACCTTATCTTGACAAGTGATAACAAGGTTGTCCAAGGTCTACATACGTTGCTAGATCAGTACCTCAAGTCACAAGGACAAGAAAGAAGAAAGATTATAGACAAAGTTAAGCACGAGTATAAAATCGATATCCTGTCTGAGAGCTATGCTGCCGCATTTAAAAAAAACTCTCAGGATTGTTAG
- a CDS encoding KOW motif-containing protein translates to MRSTITKKDIKPGVCITDYYGEIGTIKADLGFGFTVQWHEDGTEITYNWERDSEGIKHLSVISEPVAHSCSHMDDFSFPQVDVITQQIAQLQTQLAKYQDCQTNANQLKEQVASQAQLMLELGVKQQVITDWANRLYFLVTGTNVGEMTTNSVELAAKLMLAEQENKSLQYQLSNASAEVEALKQERDELLKERDEAFIKSGQLLISQGELKQERDRLLNSIQELEAQFKSEPKFVIGDACGNPEGERVQTQKGEGVVTTFVYGNPVVKLLNGEFQFNASELTKIESENEIQFKEGDQVRIIKGKHKDKFATIKEIGEQISCWVNDEFYFHFTPGELELVTPNPELEPQRKAEEFISKLNKKTTWHQIKEVCQGDVEVWREICVFARTKTQKALIESVPQLLANYIEETGDRSDLEWIGDTLKAKVEALLVPKEEVA, encoded by the coding sequence ATGCGCTCAACTATTACTAAAAAAGATATCAAGCCAGGTGTTTGCATCACCGATTACTATGGCGAAATCGGAACAATTAAAGCTGACCTTGGTTTTGGCTTCACTGTCCAATGGCATGAAGACGGTACTGAAATAACTTACAACTGGGAACGAGATAGTGAAGGGATTAAACATTTGTCAGTAATCAGTGAGCCGGTTGCTCATAGCTGCTCACACATGGATGATTTTAGCTTCCCTCAAGTTGATGTTATCACGCAACAGATCGCTCAACTACAAACGCAATTAGCTAAATATCAGGATTGCCAAACCAACGCTAATCAATTGAAAGAACAGGTGGCATCACAAGCTCAATTAATGCTTGAATTGGGCGTTAAACAGCAAGTAATAACTGATTGGGCGAATCGCCTTTACTTCCTTGTCACTGGCACGAATGTAGGAGAAATGACAACTAATTCAGTCGAACTTGCAGCGAAATTGATGTTAGCAGAACAAGAAAATAAAAGTTTGCAGTATCAGTTGAGTAATGCTTCTGCTGAGGTTGAGGCGTTGAAGCAGGAACGCGATGAATTACTTAAAGAACGAGACGAAGCTTTTATTAAGTCTGGGCAATTGCTAATCTCTCAAGGTGAACTCAAGCAAGAGCGCGATCGCCTACTCAATAGCATTCAAGAGCTAGAGGCACAATTTAAATCAGAACCAAAATTTGTAATAGGCGATGCCTGCGGCAACCCCGAAGGGGAACGTGTTCAAACTCAAAAAGGTGAAGGGGTTGTAACTACCTTTGTTTATGGCAATCCAGTTGTAAAGTTACTGAATGGAGAATTTCAGTTTAATGCAAGCGAACTCACCAAAATAGAATCAGAGAATGAAATTCAGTTCAAAGAAGGCGATCAAGTCAGAATCATCAAGGGTAAACACAAGGACAAATTCGCCACAATCAAAGAAATTGGAGAACAAATTTCATGTTGGGTGAATGATGAGTTTTACTTCCACTTTACCCCCGGCGAATTAGAACTTGTCACCCCAAATCCAGAACTAGAGCCACAACGCAAAGCAGAAGAATTTATATCAAAACTCAACAAGAAAACAACTTGGCATCAAATCAAAGAAGTCTGTCAAGGCGATGTCGAAGTGTGGCGTGAAATATGTGTATTTGCCCGAACTAAAACCCAAAAAGCATTAATTGAATCAGTGCCG
- the dnaB gene encoding replicative DNA helicase, protein MIESYVIDAEMQVLGALLLDPEAMIRVVGILKSEYFFVPKHQAIFKSMLAMHDRGENINIPALCQQLKREGKLESVGRTTLGELFSSTVTSANVDALAQVIVESYADRRIEGLQGILSGNERSSVQEKLAVFEQQIASIRSEAIVKEDKSVEPIGSILLDLYTQLENLSSGDEAIAPIPTGFYDLDAILNGGLHRQDLVIVAGRPSMGKSAFAHQIAYDIAKRASKPTLLFSLEMDRKQVVGRITSSETGISSSCFRSGRISQTQWELFVQKMTEMESIPFYISDIFTSSPLEMVATIKRVIAKSGQLSAVVVDYLQLMAEGDKRAQEIGDITRRFKILARECDIPVILLSQLNRDVEKANNKRPSLSDLRDSGRIEEDADIVIGMYRDEYYNHDTPDRGLAEVILLKHRNGALGTVKLLFDAEHTCFKNLRR, encoded by the coding sequence ATGATTGAATCTTACGTGATTGATGCGGAGATGCAGGTGCTAGGCGCACTGCTGCTAGACCCCGAAGCTATGATTCGAGTAGTGGGCATCCTTAAGAGCGAATACTTTTTTGTTCCAAAGCACCAAGCGATTTTTAAATCGATGCTGGCGATGCACGATCGCGGCGAAAATATCAACATTCCAGCTTTATGCCAGCAGTTGAAAAGAGAAGGCAAACTTGAGTCGGTAGGAAGAACAACGCTAGGCGAACTTTTTTCTAGTACCGTCACAAGTGCCAATGTAGACGCATTAGCTCAAGTTATTGTTGAATCTTATGCCGATCGCAGAATAGAGGGCTTGCAGGGTATTTTAAGTGGCAATGAGCGTTCATCTGTACAAGAAAAGCTGGCTGTCTTTGAGCAGCAAATTGCAAGTATCCGATCAGAAGCGATTGTCAAAGAAGACAAATCGGTTGAGCCGATTGGTTCAATCTTGCTGGATTTATACACTCAGCTAGAAAATTTATCATCAGGTGATGAGGCGATCGCGCCTATACCCACAGGTTTTTATGATTTAGATGCGATTCTCAACGGTGGATTGCATCGTCAAGATTTGGTAATTGTGGCTGGTCGCCCATCAATGGGTAAAAGCGCCTTTGCTCACCAGATTGCTTATGACATTGCCAAACGCGCATCTAAACCAACCTTGCTATTTAGTTTGGAGATGGACAGGAAGCAAGTTGTAGGGCGCATCACCTCTAGTGAAACTGGGATATCTAGTAGTTGTTTCCGCTCTGGACGAATTTCGCAAACCCAGTGGGAATTATTTGTTCAAAAGATGACCGAGATGGAGAGCATACCTTTTTACATTTCCGACATCTTCACGTCTTCCCCTTTAGAAATGGTTGCCACAATCAAGCGAGTAATTGCTAAATCAGGGCAGCTATCCGCAGTCGTTGTTGACTATTTGCAGCTGATGGCAGAGGGTGACAAACGCGCTCAAGAAATTGGCGACATTACCCGCAGATTCAAAATCCTAGCCCGTGAATGCGACATTCCTGTAATTCTATTGTCGCAGTTAAATCGGGATGTAGAAAAAGCTAATAACAAGCGTCCTAGCTTGAGTGATTTAAGAGATTCAGGGCGGATTGAAGAAGATGCTGACATCGTGATTGGGATGTACAGAGATGAGTACTACAACCACGACACACCAGATCGAGGACTAGCTGAGGTGATATTGCTCAAGCACCGTAACGGTGCATTAGGTACAGTCAAGCTTTTATTTGATGCTGAACATACCTGTTTTAAAAATTTGAGAAGGTAA
- a CDS encoding DNA cytosine methyltransferase, with translation MGELTSGHIFAGGGGDTEGAIAAGYKPIWGVENDKYAASVYRKRFPDVNLIEQDIQDIPDEFILTLPTPDITIWGSPCPDFSVAGKRAGIDGTRGKLFFEGLRFIRVQLPPAFLFENVDGLLSADKGATFPKVIQAFTDLGYCCTWQLRNGNRHVPQNRERIFIVGYHRGSEGDRAQARKEVFTGIA, from the coding sequence ATGGGAGAACTTACATCAGGACACATATTCGCAGGCGGCGGCGGGGACACCGAAGGCGCGATCGCCGCAGGATATAAACCAATCTGGGGGGTTGAAAATGATAAGTACGCCGCCTCAGTCTACAGAAAGCGATTTCCAGACGTTAACCTCATTGAGCAAGACATACAAGATATCCCTGACGAATTCATCCTTACCCTCCCAACCCCAGACATCACAATTTGGGGAAGCCCTTGTCCAGACTTTTCCGTGGCTGGTAAACGAGCCGGAATTGATGGGACTCGCGGAAAATTGTTTTTTGAAGGACTCCGATTCATTCGCGTCCAGCTTCCACCTGCATTCTTGTTTGAAAACGTCGATGGATTACTTAGCGCAGACAAAGGCGCTACCTTCCCGAAAGTCATCCAAGCGTTTACAGATTTGGGGTATTGCTGCACCTGGCAGCTTAGGAACGGGAACCGCCATGTCCCCCAAAATCGAGAGCGGATTTTCATCGTGGGCTATCACCGGGGAAGTGAAGGCGATCGCGCCCAAGCCAGAAAAGAAGTCTTTACAGGAATTGCTTAG